CCATCAAGTCTTTGCTTCAACTGTATGTACTGACTTTTGGCTAGATGACTTATGGCTCATAATCCTTGAAGGGGATGCATTCCATTTTGGAGCAATTCTAATGTTAAACTCAGAACAGCTTTCTTATGCATTCTATCTGTTGATGCAAGTTCTGCCTCTGGAGCTGCAAATAATAGCTCTCAAGTCTCTTTCATATCACTACTCTTCAAGTATCTGAACACACCCTTTCCCttagttatttcttttatttctgtgagCCCTTGGTCGGTAAACCATTAATCATAACTCAGGTTCTAGACTTTTTGCCAAAAGGTGGTTTGACCAAGCAGAATATGATGCAAGTTGTATGTTGCTACACCGGGTTTATCACTCTCCTTGCCAGAAATACCTGGGAAACTCATTACTGTCTTTGGAAAGGTGGTTTGATCACAAGTTCAGTTTGGGATAGAGAGTCACAAGTCAGTTCAAAGTTCTGAATTCTTATTACCTAGGTTAACACTTAAATTTACCTAAGGTTACTGGTTTATTCAGTTTGTGATGCCAGTGAGATTTGTTCCAGATTATTTTGGTAGAGGAAAACTGCTGGACAACAAATATATCCAGCAAAATGCGTGGTAAACACTAGCATGTGTATCTAATTTTCACTGGGCAGGCCATCGTTTTTTGCAAAGAACTGTTTCTAAAGCCATATTGCTAAACAAGTCCCATTTTCTCTTAAAACTCCCTACCACAGGAGGGGTTATTTTACTATCTTGGCCCCTGTTAACTGTCAAATAAATCATTGATATCACAACAATGTGTTTAAAATTCAAAGAGGGAAGgtctcagtttttttctttccataaggCTAGGACCATATTTCTAAAGCAGAGTAGAACAGTGGTTAGTCACATGATCCTCAAAGCTGCCCACTTTAGAATCCTGGCAGGCCACTTAACTAGCTATGTGGCTTCAGGCAAGTTCCCACTTACCAGAGGTGACAGATTATCTTAAAAGCTGTTGTCAAGAGTCAGTGAGTTAGTACTTCTTATGTACTTGGaacaatcaaccctgaatattcattagaaggactgatgctgaagctccaatactttggccacctgatgtgaagagactcattggaaaagatgagggcaggagaagaaggggacgacagaggatgagatggtgggatggcatcaccgattcaatgcacacgagtttaagcaaactctgagaaacagtaaaggacagggaagcctggtgtggtacagtccatggggtcacaaagagttggatgtgacttagcaactggacaacaacaacatataagtACTCAATATGTTTTAACTATTAGTAGTAGTAGGATAACAACACTAATACAAATGAGACTTAGCTTAgtaattttatttcctgaaaaatGTAAGCAAGTTTTGCAGAGGGACAGAAGTTGGAATAATTTggatgatttgtttttttaaaacatttgtgtttTAAACTGGCTAAGAAAATTAGCTCTGGGCTGTGCAATGAAACTGATTTTAGAATTTGAAGAAACTTTTCAGTCCTTAAAGTCATTCTTAACCGTGGGAAAAAACAGTTACCACTCACTCCCCTTTTATTCCTTGACGTTTTAAAGTGGGGATTATCTTACAAAAAAGGATAGCTTTGGGGAGACTTTAATGACTATTAATAAGTGCTGTCCATTGTTCAATAGCTTATTtgatttgctgtttttctttttgaactcaGGTGGGCAGAATTAGATTGATAACGATCAGTCATACCTTTTTATACTTGTGATGACCCATGATCACAGAAAACCGGTTCTTAATTCTTCCCCTTTATCCCCTTTCCCCGCTtcattcctcctccctccctttatAGGCTCATACTCTTGGATATTTAATGCATGTCCTCCCTGGCCAGGCTGGTAgaattttatgtatatgtttgtcTGCTTGAAGAGTTTAGTGAtgtttggtttgtgtgtgtgtgttaagttttTCATGATTATATTGTCATTCATTTAATTCCGCTGACTTGGTAGACATGATTTTTGTGGCTCTCGGCTCATTATTTTTGACTGATACAcagtatataatataaaacatttctcttctctgttttcctccGACTGGACATTGAGTTTTTCCCTCAGTCAGCACTGTTGCAGACAGGCCTGTGATGCACTTTCTTCTCTATGTGCCCAGGAACACACGACTGAGAAGCAGCAATACCAAGTTTTGAGCCTGAGAATCTGACCCAGTTGGTTCTTTCTCACTGTGCAGACTTTCTGTCAATCACTTCCTTGCTTAGTTTGTTACATGAACACTATCacaataacaataatgaaaattttaaaaatgcagtggGATTGATGATTTTTCAACTCATTTTTTGTCCAAATGTCTAAATTGTATTATTAATCCAGTATAGATAACAATTTTGTATTAATGCATTTTTCACGCTGATAATAGCCCCAACATCAGGGGGCCACAAAGGGTCCGTGGGTAAACATTTTAGGCTGTGTGGGTGCTGTGGTATCTGTCACAGCTACTTAACTCTGCAGATACAGTGGGAAAGCTGTCAGAGACAGTTCTTCAACCTgtgagtggggctgtgttccaataaaactttatttaccaaaCAAGTGGTGGGCCAGATTTAGCCCATTCACAGTAGTTTGCTGACCTGTGATTTAAATAACGATTTTAATGACTGAAAATATTCctctattcaagtttttttttcagtattaaaaGTAATGCTCTAATTGTACATTCATAGCCACTAACCATCAAGGAAATGATCTTTCCCTAAGACTGAACCTCAGAaaagtggagaagggaataactggCTTTAAGACTGTGAGCCTGAAGCTGTGACCTGTGACTATCACATGGGTTAAGCAAAAACACCGTAATCTATGGATGCCACATAAGGGAACGACAAAAAGTTTAAGAACTTAAGAGCAGTAGCTGAGACTGTTGCTAATGCCTTAGATTTTGATCACATCTCTAATCTTTTAAACTGAGTCTGATTGAAAACTGCCCGCTCCAAATGGAGTCCTGACTGCTGGGCCATCCCACCAAACTGGGGCTTTCATAACTAACCTTGAAGTTTCAGCTTCCCCCGGAAATGTGAGTCTTTAACCGGCCAGTCTACCAGAATGATGTCTGTTCGGGCTGGCTTAGTATTCTAAACTCTAGCTGTACTTAATTTATAGAAGTCAGTTTTTCCTTGGCATTCACCCACATATCTGCATTTGTGATATGCTTGCCTTGATGATCTCTTATTATTGTTCAGATCATTGGTGCAACTTGATTATTACCCCTGTAGCCCCCATTATCATTTCACTGAGTTACTGTTTTTATGGtagggtttttttgtgtgtggtgtttttttttttttgtctcatatttctctttatatattaCCCAGACTTCTCAGTTTGGGAAAGTTTGCAAttactgtataaaaataaaaagaataatttggaAATTACTCTTAGTCTGATGGTTACACTTTCCtccttttcagatatattttttgCCGGCATGGATCGGTTTGACGATATATCAGAAGGTGAAGTGGACCATTCTTTCTTTGACAGTGACTTTGAAGAAGCAAAGAAAGGTGAGAGTAGCTCAGTGTTTGACAAGCAAGATGATGACGCTGAAGAGAGAATAgacaaagatacagaaaatgtaAACTTGCaacttggactacaaagaaaggaaGATGATGTTACTGAGAAGGGAACTGAGAGCAATGGGAAAACTCCTCCAGAGGAGCACCCTGCAGAAGATGGTAATGCGCAAGCTGGAAATTCTTCATCCTCGACCACTTCTTCAAGATCAAAACTGTGTGATGTTCGAGTAGAACATAAAATACGCTTGCCCACTCCAAATAGCCTTCCGCAAACTGTAAAAGGCGGTGAGCACGACTACTATACAGACGGAGAGGAAAGCACTGATGATGAGAAAAAGCATCATGTCAGGTCCAAGTCAGCTAAGCTGCCGAATAACTTCAAGAAAAGCCTAAGTAAAAAGTATTCCAGAAGCAGTTCCTCTTCCTCTTTGTCCTTCTCGTCTTCAAGTTCCGATACAGGCTGTTCAGATACCGGATCTGATGCCGGCCTGTCTGATTCATCTCCATCACTGAAGAAGCGTCTCCCTGGCGCCACCCACTTGTCACCCAAACTGAAATATAAACCAGGAGAAAAATCACCAGGAGCCCACGCTTCAGGTGCGAAACCCAAGGTTGGTGATGACACTGAAGAATCGGAAGACACTGTGACAGATGTCACTCCTTTATCGACCCCGGACATCAGCCCGGTTCAGTCTTTCGAACTGGGTGCCTCAAGCGAccgaaaagtgaaagttaaaaggcaagaaaatgtgaGGCAAGAAGTATATGAAAATGTTGAGGATctgaaaaataactcaaaatcttTGAAATCAGccaaaaaagggaaggaaaaacatGAACCCAGTCTCACCTCAAAGTCAACAGCGTTGGATTTCAGTTTGGACCACAGATACAAACAAAAAGTCTTACATGACACAATGGACCTGAATCAtcttttaaaaggtaattttaaaCACTGTGtctggaattttatttattttttaaatcactacatCTAGAGATAGGgcctttgtttattttctaatttatttttggctgcacagacttactctagttgtggcaaggggGGGCTGCCCTCTAGtgggggtgcacaggcttcttattttggtggcttctcgttgcagagcactggatctaggtgcatgggcttcagtagttgcagcacatgggcccaGTAGATGTGGAatatgggcttagttactccacggcatgtggagtccacccagaccagggatcgaaaccctgtcccctacattggcaggaggattcctatCCACTCTACCCCCAGGAACGTCCTGTCtattgaatttaaatattaagCCTAATATTATATTGAGCTTAAATATTAAACGCTGTGAATTTGCCTTGATTTTTCTAGTAGGTGTGTTTTGTTGTTTGAGATCAtggatatattattataatttaaccaaattatttcatttaaagataTCTGGAATATCATTATTTATATTACTACAAAACTAATCAACTGGGACTAGAAACTGCTTCATAGTGATTCTTAGAAACTCAAAATGCCTGGAGACCAGATAAAATAAATGCACGAAGGGGAGTCAGATGTTTTCCTATGTGTGATGGAGACACGGTTTTAAGatatatttcactttctttgagAAAGAAAGCCAGAGCACCAAGTTTAAGGGAAGGTGGAATGAAGGCTAACAAATTAAGAGGACTCAGAGTAAAGTGTAGGAGACAATTCTGATTTTAAGTTAAAGGCTAGACAGAATTACTGGAAAATAATTACCAAGTTGGTGAAATAGCATGATTTAACTTTTAGTTACTTCTAAGATAGAAGGATTTAAGTATTAAGATAATCCTGACTACTGTATTTCTGTCTCAATTTATTTATACCTATTATTTAGTTTGAAAGGAACAATATATTCCAGGTGAAGTAAAAGCAACCTCACACTTCATCTTTGACTAgttaatataaaactaaaaatattgagCTTGCAGGTTAGGTTTTAGGGCAATTGAAGATAAAGTTTTTTAAGTTGTAAATAGGACTCTCTTGTCTTGATTTAAAATGTGAGTTGAAAGAATAAATCTTCAGCTACATAATTTACATAGGGTGGTGATAGAAGGGCATAAGTAAGTCCGTTATTTAGTCAAATGAGTCTCATAGAttgataaaatgtattttggaGCAACTTACACTTGTGAATGTCCCCTCTTTTATAGGTTTTCTTTGATTGTTACTCATTGattgtttaattatttaaaatattaatagtataagGAATGTTGGTCTTTTATTGGACTGGAACCTGGAGATCCAGAGtcgacgatgagagagtgaaagaagcaaagaggctaatattccctgggttatgcagccagcTTTCGCGCTCTGGGGATTCagccagaaatatatatatatatatatatatatatatatatatatagagagagagagagagagagagagggaaagacacggggacccaagctctgatggagcaaaggtgttttaatcagcatGGTATGGGCATACATACTGTCTCACAAGGTAGTTactctcagcaaagataaagattaaaattccagacttacaaaacataagtcGACCCTTACTACAGCgtggttcataaaaaggaaaagggtACTTACCACCGTATTGAAAAACTAACGAATgacatgcctggattcctcagccccgggaaaggcgtgcctctcctcttaattcctgaatattcaggaattaataaggacaatgggttcctgacagatccaaacaGCTCACAGGAAGcttcctgttaaatgcttcctgacaaagaaaaaatactccTGAAGTAAACTCCTGAAAAAGATTTGCCAGGCtggtaagaaagagaaaataaagtatcAATCTTGTTAGTACACAAAGTAGAATTCAAAATCAGATTCTTGGCATTGCCTGTTACTATCTAGTGGCTAAGTCTCCATTCAGCATTCCTTTCCTGATAAATGCTCATTCAGTCTCTTAAAACTTTCAAGACTGAGTTTTCTATTCTTGCCCATCTGCTTCTTCCCCTAACAACGGGAATGATCTTTAAAAAAGTAGATCAGACCTACTAGTTTCCTTCTAAACTCTTCAGTGGGCTTACTCttaggttaaaaataaataccaaattTCTTACCATAGGCTAACAGACTATTTGTTCCGTGACTCTTTATCCCAGGAAGTACGTGAGCATCTCTTGGAGAACTACTCAAATTGTTAGAACAAACTGTTAGGTACTGATGCTTGGGCTCTGCCATGGAGAGCCTGGTGCCATTGTCTCATCTGCTGTTAAAGTTGATGAATCGTGGCTTGCCATCATCTGTTCACTGCttcatctcctctttctctcattACCTCTCAGTCCAGTCACAGTACTTCCTTACTGTCCACAGAATGTTAATACTTTGCACTCATCGGGTATTTGCACTTGAGGTTGGCCTCTCTCTCTGTAGAGGCTCCTTCCGTCTATTGCTCAGCCCTCAGCTTATCCATCACCTTCTCGGAAATACTCTTCGAACGTTCTGTGCAGAAGTTTCACACCTGCCCCTGCCTCACGGTCACAAAAGCCCATTTCCTTTCAGGAGACTGGAGTTAGTGTAAGCAACATGAGTGCAGGATCTTGTTCCTTGCTGGAATCCCCGCATTAGACACTATTTGTTACCTAAAGGACTGTGGGACTCTTCTGTCCACAGCGCTAACGGTCAGGAAGTATGCATCTTAAGTTTCACTGAAATTGGATTTTATAAAAGTTACCCACTAGTCTTAGGTTTGCCATCTGAAATACATACGGGAAGTCTTTGCCTTCTGCTTCTGCCTTATAATCTTATCCTGTTTTGACTTGGAAACAGAGCTAAAATGTGGCTCAGTCTCTAGGCACATGGACTAGAGCTTTATCCAATCTGCTGCCCCCTGGGGAGCCCTGATCCCAGGACCTGCCCATACAGTACATGGTGCTCAGGGCAATACAGGCCCAGGAACAAAGTGGCATTTTTGCCCATTGATGCATCTGTTATTGGAGTCACCAATATAACCCACCAAAGATTCTGTATAGCAGTAGAGTGTGTTTTAAATACTAATTATGGCGATCAGTCTATACATATGGTGTTTCTTGAGGTTTCTCAAATTATTATTCCTGCTGAATTTGCCCAGTGAAGCTTTCAGATccaagaatatttttgtttttttttttcatcttccccatAGACCTAAGCCATGGACGTGTGAGATGTGGTATGTGCGCAGCCAAGCTGTGTCGCTCTGGCTGTCTTCTATGAAGGCAGGCGGTAAAAGATTGCAGAAGTGTTTGCTTCTCTCCtcactgattttttatttttataaaaatgtgataTTTACATAGCACTGGTTTAGTATTTTCAGACGAATTAACAgatagctttcatttttttaccATTAATTTCTAACAtggtaaatattgatagataATACCCACGTAAGCATTATTTGGGGTCCTTAGTAAATTTTTGGTATGAGGTCTGTTTAAGAACTTCTATTTTTGAAGAATGGATTAATAGTctattagagaaaaaataaattaccatAGTCAGTCTTCCAAAAGGGgggaaatgagggaaaaaaaacaaacaaagcatttTTTTGAAGATATAAAATTGTGAGAAGAGATCCAACAATATAAGTAAATTGTTTTGACTTATCAGAAGGTATTATCAGAGGGGAtaaatttttttaaccaaatccAACCTGTAAAGatgtttaaaatatcaatagtataggaagaatgaaaataaaggcTTGGAAAAGTTATGCCAGGCAGGTAAcaaggagaaaatagaaatatcaatCTTATTAGTACACAAAATAGAACTTGAGATGTGAAAATCACTGAAAGGGACAAAGGAGAGTATTTTACATGAACAGACTGACCAAGTACACTAAAAAGATTTAACAGCCATTGATTTGAAGTGTTTGATAAAAGCAAAACAGAGCCAGATGATGAAATTGACAAAGCTGTAATCACTGTGGAAGATTGGTAgatgttagacaaaaaaaaaaaaaagtatgaactACCCACTTATGGGCTGCACTTGGCccatgggttttttttgtttgtttgtttttttggtctaTTACATAATGTATTGTTTTTAAGTGATGAGATACCAGTTTCTATTGCTACATAGCAAATTACCCCAGTACTTAGGGTATAGtcatagttgctcagtcgtgtccaactctttgtgatcccatgggctaatgtggccaccaggctcctccgtgcaattctcgaggcaagagtagtggagtgggtagccattcccttttccaggggatcctcctaacccagggatcgaaccctggtctcccacattggaggcagattctttaccatctgagccaccaggggagccccttagAGTATAGAGAGAGACTCAAAGGTCGGGGCGACTTGACAGGTGGGGCCTGGAATCGTCTGAGTGCTGGCGTACTCACACATCCAGTGTCTGGGCTGGGGGTGGCTTGGGGACGAGGACTGCTGGGCAGGGGGCTCGTGCGTGGCCTCTCCCTGTGGTCTGGCTATTTCACGTACCGCAGCCTCAGTGCAGATGGTTCAGAGCCCCAAAGACAGTTCCAGGAAACCAGGCACAGACCTCATCACCTTTTATGACCTAGCATCGGAAGCCACATGGCATCATTTCTTCCA
The DNA window shown above is from Odocoileus virginianus isolate 20LAN1187 ecotype Illinois chromosome 32, Ovbor_1.2, whole genome shotgun sequence and carries:
- the CFAP97 gene encoding cilia- and flagella-associated protein 97 isoform X2, translated to MSVIRYLVRSGGGRVRNLRSWKTDIFFAGMDRFDDISEGEVDHSFFDSDFEEAKKGESSSVFDKQDDDAEERIDKDTENVNLQLGLQRKEDDVTEKGTESNGKTPPEEHPAEDGNAQAGNSSSSTTSSRSKLCDVRVEHKIRLPTPNSLPQTVKGGEHDYYTDGEESTDDEKKHHVRSKSAKLPNNFKKSLSKKYSRSSSSSSLSFSSSSSDTGCSDTGSDAGLSDSSPSLKKRLPGATHLSPKLKYKPGEKSPGAHASGAKPKVGDDTEESEDTVTDVTPLSTPDISPVQSFELGASSDRKVKVKRQENVRQEVYENVEDLKNNSKSLKSAKKGKEKHEPSLTSKSTALDFSLDHRYKQKVLHDTMDLNHLLKAFLQLDKKGPQKHHFDQPSVAPRKNYSFTREEVRQIDRENQRLLKELSRQAEKPGSKSMIPRRSTGPPPKLYHSALNRQREQQRIERENLAFLKRLEAVKPTVGMKRSEQLMDYHRNMGYLSSSPVSRRVRSTLSQYSSLKGASRTSSATSGLSCKSERSAFDTTGGGLLLRPKPQNVRTAWL
- the CFAP97 gene encoding cilia- and flagella-associated protein 97 isoform X1, which encodes MDRFDDISEGEVDHSFFDSDFEEAKKGESSSVFDKQDDDAEERIDKDTENVNLQLGLQRKEDDVTEKGTESNGKTPPEEHPAEDGNAQAGNSSSSTTSSRSKLCDVRVEHKIRLPTPNSLPQTVKGGEHDYYTDGEESTDDEKKHHVRSKSAKLPNNFKKSLSKKYSRSSSSSSLSFSSSSSDTGCSDTGSDAGLSDSSPSLKKRLPGATHLSPKLKYKPGEKSPGAHASGAKPKVGDDTEESEDTVTDVTPLSTPDISPVQSFELGASSDRKVKVKRQENVRQEVYENVEDLKNNSKSLKSAKKGKEKHEPSLTSKSTALDFSLDHRYKQKVLHDTMDLNHLLKAFLQLDKKGPQKHHFDQPSVAPRKNYSFTREEVRQIDRENQRLLKELSRQAEKPGSKSMIPRRSTGPPPKLYHSALNRQREQQRIERENLAFLKRLEAVKPTVGMKRSEQLMDYHRNMGYLSSSPVSRRVRSTLSQYSSLRASRTSSATSGLSCKSERSAFDTTGGGLLLRPKPQNVRTAWL
- the CFAP97 gene encoding cilia- and flagella-associated protein 97 isoform X3 translates to MDRFDDISEGEVDHSFFDSDFEEAKKGESSSVFDKQDDDAEERIDKDTENVNLQLGLQRKEDDVTEKGTESNGKTPPEEHPAEDGNAQAGNSSSSTTSSRSKLCDVRVEHKIRLPTPNSLPQTVKGGEHDYYTDGEESTDDEKKHHVRSKSAKLPNNFKKSLSKKYSRSSSSSSLSFSSSSSDTGCSDTGSDAGLSDSSPSLKKRLPGATHLSPKLKYKPGEKSPGAHASGAKPKVGDDTEESEDTVTDVTPLSTPDISPVQSFELGASSDRKVKVKRQENVRQEVYENVEDLKNNSKSLKSAKKGKEKHEPSLTSKSTALDFSLDHRYKQKVLHDTMDLNHLLKAFLQLDKKGPQKHHFDQPSVAPRKNYSFTREEVRQIDRENQRLLKELSRQAEKPGSKSMIPRRSTGPPPKLYHSALNRQREQQRIERENLAFLKRLEAVKPTVGMKRSEQLMDYHRNMGYLSSSPVSRRVRSTLSQYSSLKGASRTSSATSGLSCKSERSAFDTTGGGLLLRPKPQNVRTAWL